One window of the Chloroflexia bacterium SDU3-3 genome contains the following:
- a CDS encoding AP2 domain-containing protein, protein MTVRSNKNRTTKHKNITRVDQPSKNTHGYNVRIQWKGQLYTKFFSDNVCGDRLAALHDAIEWRDTTEKTIGKPHTTRQVVGLSSRNKTGVIGVRRRKRGNTEVYEATWITDEGKVGRTTYSIARHGERKAFKLAVKARMEHESKRQLTPIEEVHTNRTTRPKRQPEAEPLKEIAISEVPVAPENEWADLPDWPELTQMLKQKRA, encoded by the coding sequence ATGACTGTGCGTTCTAACAAGAATCGAACTACCAAACACAAAAACATCACGCGTGTTGATCAACCTTCAAAGAATACACATGGCTACAATGTTCGTATTCAATGGAAGGGCCAGCTCTACACGAAGTTCTTCAGCGATAATGTGTGCGGCGATCGCCTCGCAGCGCTTCACGACGCCATCGAGTGGCGCGACACCACCGAGAAGACCATCGGCAAACCCCACACCACCCGGCAGGTGGTCGGCCTCTCGTCGCGCAATAAGACTGGCGTGATCGGGGTGCGCCGCCGCAAGCGCGGCAACACCGAAGTCTACGAGGCCACCTGGATCACCGACGAGGGCAAGGTGGGCCGCACCACCTACTCGATCGCCCGCCACGGCGAGCGCAAGGCCTTCAAGCTGGCCGTGAAGGCCCGCATGGAGCACGAGTCGAAGCGCCAGCTGACGCCGATCGAGGAGGTGCACACCAACCGCACCACCCGCCCCAAGCGCCAGCCCGAGGCCGAGCCGCTGAAGGAGATCGCGATCTCCGAGGTACCGGTGGCCCCCGAGAACGAGTGGGCCGATTTGCCCGATTGGCCCGAGCTGACCCAGATGCTCAAGCAGAAGCGCGCATAA
- a CDS encoding DUF4291 domain-containing protein, giving the protein MPSTNQIRADYDAQSITIYQAYGSAIAQAALKAQRFVPPFSLSRMTWIKPSFLWLMERSNWGQKSGQEHILAVRITRAGWDAALEQGVLTSFEPAAHGTSQRWQQQFAQAAVHIQWDPERSLRGADMGCGSIQVGLSRHVIQRYVEEWVLEIRDLTPQVRKIHALLRAGQAEKARRLLPPERTYPVAPKIASWLLIDG; this is encoded by the coding sequence ATGCCCAGCACCAACCAGATCCGCGCCGACTACGACGCCCAGAGCATCACTATCTACCAGGCCTATGGTTCAGCCATCGCCCAGGCGGCGCTCAAGGCCCAGCGCTTCGTGCCGCCCTTCTCGCTTTCCCGCATGACATGGATCAAGCCCTCGTTCCTCTGGCTGATGGAGCGCAGCAACTGGGGCCAGAAATCCGGCCAGGAGCACATCCTGGCGGTGCGGATCACACGGGCAGGCTGGGATGCCGCACTGGAGCAGGGTGTGCTCACCAGCTTCGAGCCAGCCGCCCACGGCACCAGCCAGCGCTGGCAGCAGCAGTTTGCCCAGGCCGCTGTCCACATCCAGTGGGACCCCGAGCGCTCCCTCCGTGGGGCTGACATGGGCTGTGGCAGTATTCAGGTCGGCCTCAGTCGCCATGTTATCCAGCGCTATGTGGAGGAGTGGGTGCTAGAGATCCGCGACCTCACCCCACAGGTGCGCAAGATCCACGCGCTGCTGCGGGCTGGCCAGGCCGAAAAGGCCCGCCGCCTGCTGCCGCCCGAGCGCACCTACCCCGTCGCCCCCAAGATCGCCAGTTGGCTGCTGATCGATGGGTAG
- a CDS encoding DUF92 domain-containing protein has translation MISPLRIFLGLILSTLIGWIAYRRKSLTWDGWIGAVITGTLTFGFGGWAFGLTLIFFFTTSSLLSHYKQRRKQALAGEKFEKGGQRDFAQAMANGGVGALISLAFGLSGEPWQLLLFVGVLATVTADTWATELGILSSAAPHSILTMKPVPRGTSGGISLVGTAAGALGALAIGACFALITLVERGNALLWLPLIACVGGTCGNLADSLLGATVQAMYHDPLGNETERPAAQGVTHSLARGWRWMNNDAVNLLSSLIGGIVALLLYMTIS, from the coding sequence ATGATCTCTCCTCTACGCATTTTTCTAGGGCTGATTCTCAGCACCTTGATCGGCTGGATCGCATATCGACGGAAATCGCTTACATGGGATGGCTGGATTGGAGCTGTTATAACAGGTACCCTAACTTTTGGGTTTGGAGGCTGGGCATTCGGCCTCACCCTGATCTTCTTCTTCACCACATCCAGCCTGCTTTCGCACTATAAACAGCGCAGGAAACAGGCCCTGGCTGGCGAAAAATTCGAGAAAGGCGGCCAGCGTGATTTTGCCCAGGCCATGGCAAATGGCGGGGTCGGCGCGCTGATCTCGCTGGCATTTGGGCTGAGCGGGGAGCCTTGGCAGCTGCTGCTGTTTGTTGGCGTGCTTGCGACCGTCACCGCCGACACCTGGGCCACCGAGCTTGGCATCTTGAGCAGCGCAGCGCCACACAGCATCCTGACCATGAAACCCGTACCACGCGGTACCTCTGGGGGCATCAGCCTTGTGGGCACAGCAGCTGGGGCGCTGGGAGCACTCGCCATCGGCGCATGTTTCGCGCTTATCACCTTGGTCGAGCGTGGAAATGCGCTGCTCTGGCTGCCGCTGATCGCCTGCGTGGGCGGCACCTGCGGCAACCTGGCCGATAGCCTGCTGGGCGCAACCGTGCAGGCTATGTACCACGACCCGCTGGGCAACGAGACTGAGCGCCCGGCAGCCCAAGGCGTCACACATTCCCTTGCACGTGGCTGGCGCTGGATGAATAACGACGCCGTGAACTTGCTCAGCTCGCTGATCGGCGGGATCGTGGCGCTCCTGCTGTATATGACGATATCTTAA
- a CDS encoding 6-carboxytetrahydropterin synthase, with product MSGRCWRWSRDRRFVVLTAEECMGQFCVHVSKDNLIFAAGHFVSYNGGRVEPLHGHNYRLSVTVEGPVEENAYVFNFVTLKRMMKRIADELDHRMLLPRNNPIIQVEPQGDGGVVVRVAERWYRFPGEDVVVLDIPNTTAEMLAQYLCSRFVAELALLGDAGHLTAIEVTVEETFGQEAVYRETLGA from the coding sequence ATGAGCGGGCGCTGCTGGCGCTGGAGCCGAGACCGTAGGTTTGTTGTTCTAACCGCCGAGGAGTGTATGGGCCAGTTCTGTGTGCATGTGAGTAAGGATAATCTGATTTTTGCCGCTGGTCACTTTGTCTCCTACAACGGGGGCCGGGTCGAGCCGCTGCATGGCCATAACTATCGTCTGAGCGTCACGGTGGAAGGCCCGGTAGAGGAGAACGCCTATGTGTTCAACTTTGTGACGCTCAAGCGCATGATGAAGCGGATCGCCGATGAGCTTGACCACCGCATGCTGCTGCCGCGCAATAACCCGATCATCCAGGTGGAGCCGCAGGGCGATGGCGGTGTGGTGGTGCGGGTTGCCGAGCGCTGGTACCGCTTTCCTGGCGAGGACGTGGTGGTGCTCGATATTCCCAACACCACCGCCGAGATGCTGGCGCAGTACCTCTGCTCGCGCTTTGTGGCCGAGCTGGCGCTGCTGGGTGATGCAGGGCACCTGACGGCGATCGAGGTGACAGTCGAGGAGACCTTTGGCCAAGAGGCGGTGTACCGCGAGACGCTTGGCGCGTAG